In Brachypodium distachyon strain Bd21 chromosome 5, Brachypodium_distachyon_v3.0, whole genome shotgun sequence, the genomic window GGTACTCACGGTTGTAGCCTTATCACAATGCGCCATTGCCTTGCCAATTTGATTTGCTCCAAATTCAAGATTGTGGATGGTAAATACCACCCGACCATTTGGCAACCCATTATGAACATACTGTTGCTTGTACAGCCAAGCAACTGGAGCACTTGACCAATCATGACAATGTATGATATCCTGTTAGGATGACAACACTTGAGCTGTATGACAATTCGACAGTGGAAAATACAAGCAACATGACAGCAATGTGAAATGGGTGACTGATGATAAACTTGCACAAATCTAAATCTAACAAAAGACTAGCCAATCCTTGAAATAAATTGGTGATGAACAAGATGAGATCATAGAATGCATTGTAACTAATGCATAACTAGCATAAGAAAAGAGCAAAAGGCCACAGGAAAAGACCTCAGAATTGTAAAAAAGAATGACGTAGCTTGTACTTACTGGAGAAGAACCACTCTGAAGGAGAAACTCCAGGGCAGAATGACAGAAGAAGCCAAATCTGCTTTCATCATTCCTTCCATAGACACATCCAACCCAAAACATCCTGCAACAAGAAGTATCAAAACAGCCCCTACATTGTGAAGCCTTTACTTGAAGGAAATCGGCGAAGATTCTTCCCAGCTTTACAATCCAAATTGATGAAATTTCTTTCATTTACTTATAATGTTTGTTTTGCTTGAAGTCTCTATACATCTCAACTATCTGCGCACTAGCATAGCAACTTGCAACAATTTAGTTGGAAGAGaagttgaaaacaaaaatatactccctccttttcttaAAGGATGGCGtacttgttttctttcattttttctcAAAGAATGGCGCAGTGAATGTTGATTCTCTtaattgcatgcatgtgggCCAGGGATGAGTACTACTCCACCTATCTGTGTGTGGCAATCAATTGCATTTGCATGGTTTCCCAAACGTCTCAGCTATTCAATTGGTGATTACCTCCGCGCAGTGATTACTTGCATGTGGTAATAAAAAATTACGCCCTGGGAACTAgggcggagggagtaactgTTTGCTTGGTCTTTGGGCTTCCTTGGTATAGGCGCCCAGGACAAATACACCATCCTTTAAGAAATGGAGGGTGTATGATCTATAAATAAGTTGGATGCCAACTCAAGCGAAGTTCAACTCAGTAGAATAATTAATAAAACAAAGAGAAGCACCATCAGTAGAAGATACTATGACTAAAACGGAAGTTGATAAACCAATCAAACAACctaattaaaattaaaatattcATCACACTGTAGTTAAAATGAGGCTATTTCTTAGATATGATGTACAAGATAACAGGATTAAGGCTTCTGTAATGTTTGCATTAATAAGGATGTGTTTTTCTGTAAGCTCTATCCAATATCAAGCTGGTCTTACGATGTAAGGACGTGTCATAACTTGTGCCATAACACCGGATATTCATGATGAAATAAGGGTTCATCAACAAAGTGGAATAGGAAATCTAGAAAACAAtgtgggaaaaaaaagagacaacGCAGGTAATAGCAGATAAATAGTATATTTGGTCAATGTGGAGTATAAGCATACCCATTCTGTGGTTCCAGGAAATAAACAGAGATGTCTTCAACCTTTCCAAACCATACTTTTATTTCTGTACCACTCCAAGTAAAACTTTGACAACAGTGTAAATCCTTCACCTGCACCAGGAGAAAGGCAGTTTAAGAAGGCAACATAATTATATTGACAGACGCCACCCGCACCTATCAACCATGCATACGAAACACTCTGTACAAAGACAGAAATAGTAGTAAAAATTAAAGTATGGtttggaagaaagaaaatgatgcCACTTGTGAATTAGTTTTGAGAGAGGCATTCAGTGCTCTCCCCTAAAAGAATGAAAGCACAAATGCCGAAGCATGTTGGGATTTGCAACCCCCCATTGTGTACAATTGTGTGAAGGACATACACACAGAATACCACAATATAACCACAATATAATCGTGGCATACTactataatactccctccgtccaacaaaggatgtctcaactttgactaaatctgaatgcatctatacactaagtcatgtctagatacattcaaattttgaaaaacttgagacatcctttgttggacggagggaccgagggagtagtaaatttcATTAACAGAGCCACCATAAGACAAAAAAGAAGGCAATAAAATAACAAGGACACCTGAATGAAGTGAATTGTAAAACTTACATTGCTTAAGTTTAAACAGTCATACTTCGGAATAATAACCTCAACCTTGTGGCCCAAATCTTGAATAGCTCGTGAAAGACTAGTAACAACATCACCAAGACCCCCAACCTAAGAACATTAGTCATTGTTTTGAGTATGTGATCATTTTGTGTAACAACAGAAAATCGCAAGAAGTACATTTACCTTTGCAATAGGAGCCATTTCTACTGCAATGTGCACGATATGCATAGGTGGTTCCTTTGCCATGGAATCAGACACAGGAATATGATAGTCCATTCCATTTCGGTTGTCATATGTTCCGCCTTCTTCCGACTCGGAGAAAACAAAGTCCATCATATATGCATCCAAAGGAACCCTGACTGGAAAACAAACAGATTAATCAAAAGAAGCGCAAAAGGAGACAACATTCCATTATAATACAACATTTATTTACAGGCTAGTTGAAAGCACTGACGATCATAAGTACTGGCAACAAGCAAACGACAGTCCAAAAACCAGACATGGAAAGAGGCAGGATTGAGATtcagttttcaaatttgaaggGGCTCTGCTATACTTTTATAAGGGTTTGATCTGTACGAAATTCTTTCTGGTAAATAAGGAGGCAGTCAAACAGCTCTTCTGGCAGAAACCTAGAGAGGTTATCACCATATAATACAAATCCAGCAAGTAGCTTTGGTTGAAACTATTCTGGAGGACTTGTCTAGCAATTCCTGATTGCGTATTTAGTACGAAAAAATGCATTCAAGAAAAGGTCACTAATAAGGACACACACCGGTAGCTTGTAAGTGAGAACCATTTTCTGCATTCACCATCTTTTGCGGTGGCAAAGGACCACTTGGATGAGTCCAACGGTTAAAGGAACATCTGAACCAAACTTCGGGGCTTCCATTCAGAACTGTGTTAGAAGGATTGTATAGGACATCCACGGTGGTTCCTGCACGCACTTCGAGTGGCTCAGTATACACGATGTGTTTCTGTGAGAGAAGAAACTCTCTCATAGTCTTCTCCTTCATCTCAGCTTTCATTTTTGCAGTTATTTCAGCCtattgaaacaaataaaaggTAAATATGAAAAGATCCCCTTTTTTTATTCTGTTGAAccagtgcaaaaaaaaagacataccaccaaagagaagaaatggatatatattttttgtttaataAGTAGTCAAGTACAAATAGGCATAGTGCTTCTAGATTATAATGCAAAGATGCTCTTGAACTAACCTTTCTCCGATCcgcatcctccctttcttttctttctcgttGAAATCTTTTAAATATcctgtgttcttcttccaccCAAAAAAAGTCCTCAGATATGCTCTTTGAAACAACAGCATGGAAATCTCGCTTTCCATTGTTATCATAATTCCTTGCATTCCCAGGTGGTCCATCAGCAAAAACCCAGTCCAACACCAATGCACTTTTGGGTAAAGTGACTATACAGGGAGTAAAGTTAGGTAAGCTCAATGTATGATAATAAGAAGAGCAAGTGAACAAGCACATACAAATCAGCAAATGGATTAAAGTTCATTCACGGATGAGAGCATGCTTCTTTTATGTAATTCAGAGGCATATAAAAGGTCTCAGTCAACATACTTCTTTTATGTCTACACCATAATTGAATGGCCGTATTATGATATTTTGAATCCTAAGAGATGAAAAGTATGCATTAACATACCATTTGCATACCACCAATCACCGTCTTTTTCATGAGATTTGACTAGTCTTTCAGCAATAGAAAGTGCATCAGTCCAGTTGTTGTAACCCCCATGGAGCCAAATCTCATTGCTATGCATTAGTGGTCTCAAGTTTCGGTTGTAGTATAATCTGACCCTATCACCTCCTTTATATGTGCTAGGTTCTATATACCATAGATTATCCATGTGTCTGCTGGCTGAACCCAACACATGCTGCAATCTATTCTTCATCGTCTCAACTTCAGCCTTTGCTTGTGCCCTATAAGCCTCCATAATGgccctttcttcctccttccgGCGCTCCTCCTCAGCCTGTCTTTCCCTTTCAGCTTCTTCTGCAGCAAGTCTTTCAAGTTCCCTTTGCTTTTCATGGACCAAGAAGTCCTCAAATGAGTGTTCATCCATGTCACTTTCTATTTCTATGAAAAAAtcattataattgttattttcATAGACAGTGTCACCATTAAAGAACACAAAGTCTAATCTGTATGCCTGCTTTGGTATGTGGAGCTTGCAACACCACCAATCCCCGGCTAGTTCACTTCTATGCATTTTTTCAGTAAAAAGGTTCCATCTCCAACCATTGAATGCCCCTTTTATAAGAATAGTGGACTCACTGGCTAAGGCAGTGATGCTACGATTTAAGTAAAGATCAATAACTGAATCAGCTTTCACTATttcaggaaaaacaaaacacttATACCCGATCGAGTAGTTTTCATTAGCAAGCTCTTCAAGCCTTCGCTTTAGCACTTGAAGATTAACATCCTTCTGTACCAGTTCTTGAATCTCTGGTTCATCATGTCCATCTTCCGATATCCTCAGTTGATCACCAGCAACTGAAGGCTCTTCTTGCGCATATTTACTTGTCCCAGCATCATCTTCTGATAAAGCAAGCTGCCCATCCTCAAAAAATTTGCTGTCTATATCCTCCACTGCTTCTTCAGCGATATCCTGTTCACCAATTATGGTGGTTTGTTTCGTTGGATCTTCTTCAGTGACACCAACAGCCAACTGACTTTGTTTGGAAACATCAACAATTGATATGCCTTGCTCATGGAAATTAATTACCGATTTGTCTTGCTCATGAACACCAAAAATTGGTTTGTCCTGTCCTTGATTGCTAGCAAGAGATGATGGCCCAGGGTTTGAAGCCACCAGTGCACTTATTTTGCCACGGTACTCCTCAAGTTCTCTGTCAATTGACTCAACATCCATGGAGGTGGAAGCCAATGCTGAAGTCTGCTTCTGGTCGACCTTTTCTTCAGCCTCAGCCTCATTCACTCCCTCCAGTGCCGTGCTGCTAGAAACATTTCCTGAGAAGTCCACCTCAGATGCTTCTTCAACGGTACTTGTCTGATCTGCTGCTTCACTAATTGACTCAGCATCCATGGATGTGGAAGACAATGCTGGTGGCAGCTTTTGGTCAATCTCTTCCTCATTCTCAGTCTCATTCACTCCCTCCAGTGCCTCGCTGCTGGGAACATTTCCTGAGAGGTCGACCTCAGATGATTCTTCTGCAGTACCTGTCTGCTCTATTCCTGCACTACCGAGCATCACATTGCTTCTGGCAAGATCACCTTCATCAGTGCTGCTCTGTTCAATCTTCTTCGTGCTGGATTCCGCAGCAGGTCTTGGAGCATATCCTCTAGAGGCTGTGCCTTTGGGCTTAGGAGTTGATGATCTCCTTGGATTCCTCTTAGGATAATCTGGATAAATGCAATGTTATGAGAACATGAGCTAAGCAGTACGGCCAAAGTACTCTAACACTGGCTTCTAACAAAATCAATCCTCGAACCTGAACTTGCTACCATGCATCGAACAAGCCTGCTTCTTGTAAATCTGCTGCACTTCACAATAGGCtggcaaaaacagaaaatggtGAACTGTCAGTAAACCTCTCGTCTGAATGCACTAGCATCAGATGCACATAAAACCCAACATTTGGCCAACTGAAACAAAGTCCGCACACAAATATGGCCAACAAAACCGCAATGGAAAAACATCCGACCAGACACGCAGTCCTAGCCTGCCCACCGATCAAAGTTCTCGAGAACAAAATGAGCCAAAACCGCAAAAATAACAGGTAACAGAGAGCTCAGAAGGGCGCAAAGAACACACCTGCgcgagggcagcggcggcgttggCCGGCCGCACGACGAGCACCGGCCGGCTCCGGGAGCAGAGCGGGCTCTGCGCCCGGAGAGCCATCTCCATTGCCGAAGGCAAAACCCCCCACCTCTTGTCCCTGAtctctccccttcctctccctcccccccgCCCGCTACACGGTGGGAGCTgactccttttttcttctcccctCTAAATCCTCGCATAGAAATGCGCAGCCGCGCTGTCCGTGCACACACGCTCGATCGAAAGGGGATACTGCTTTCTTTGTTCCTTTCTTTCCCGTGTGCGATTTCTGCGGCAAAATTCaaggatttttattttatcttaTTGCATCGTATCGTACCGTATAATTCTTCCCTCGAATATTTCTTCTCGCAGGAAAAATGGGTGGACGGTGTTGGGACTTCTCGGATCGGCTGCGGAAGGCTGTCCCCACGCGCagccagagagatgcaagacaTGGACGGCTCTGGTTGGTCGAGGAAGAACACGTGGGCCGTCGGATGGATGACTCGTCGTGTAGCTTCGTCGTGGCGATGGCATCTGCCTGCTCACTTCTGGAACATTCCGTCCTAGATCTCGCCATTTTGATATCACCATTTTGGTTCAGCTGCTGACGACTGTCTGGACTCTGGACTTTAAGGCAAGATCTGTTTTATTCACTCCCACCGATCTCAGCTACGGCACTGCTttaaaaatcaagaaaattaTACATGTGGCCTCCACTGTGCAGTGCAAGTGCCAGTCTTAATTCCCACTCTGTGCCCAAGCACATGAATACACGATCGAGGACTAGACCTGCAGCATCTGCACCAGCACATCGACACATTGTGTTAAACCAGATCCATTCTGCTTTAACTTCGACATAGGAAGAAAGAAACGTGTCTGAGTTGCTTATCACTCTCCAGTGACTCACCTTGTCTGCAGCTCGCACTCCAGGGTCCGTCCGTCCATCTGTCCATGATTCTTCTAGCAATTGTGATTGATTAATCGATTGCACCTGCGGATGTTCCTCAGTTAACTGATTGGCTTATCATGCCCAATTATTAGCAAAAGATAATGTTCGGCAAGAAAATACTAGTATGGGATACCGAGAGATGTAGGTTGTTCTTATCCTGCTGCCAGGTCCTGTTCCTGCATGCTCGTCAGTGACAATGTACCTTTGAGATCAATGATGTTGTGCAATTAGAAAAGGGTTAGACCGAAACAATTGTgacaacagcaaaaaaaaatgcacaccAAATAGTTTACAGCTTTTGAGTCTGGTAATAATAATAGACACACTGAATTAGCGATACGAACCAGAAAGAGACACTGAAATCCATAAGCTGGTCTGAAGATAATACAATTCTCAAGGGCCTGAAGAAATCATTAGAGTAAGCAAGTAACTAATCTAGTATCAATATTAGTTAGGCTACAGATACTGTACTATGCAAGGGCCTGAAGAAATCATTAGAAGTAAACAAGTAAGCATTATACAGCAAGGCAGTCAATACTTAGGTGGATTGCTGAAACGAGAATCGGTTCCAATGGAGATCAACTGTACTTCAGTGCATGATATATTTTACAGGAAGAAATATTTGAATGATAATTTTATATCCCTTATGAAGATAATACAATTGTGCTGCTCCGTATACTTTTTCAACTACTGTAGTTCCAGAATGCAAGATCACTTTATATAGAAAAAGTTATAAAGAAGCTGATCGTTCAGTCCTGAAGCTTCTTTTAGCTGATTGTGATGAGAGCTCAGCTTTCCAGAGGTCGGAGCGTTTGATGAAATAAGGTCAGCAAATGAAAGAAGGTGAGAATTTCTTTTCCAGGGAACAGGCTATAATTCTAGAATTAAATGCAAATTTCCAAGGCATTATCAAGGATACTGTAGACCTTCAAATTTACCATGTCTGCTCACAAGACAATTATGCAGATATCTTTGAAGTGAAAATCAAGGCAGAAGAACAGCACGAAATGGCCAAGCCGCATGACGAGCAAGCACAAAATGGATATCCAACTGGTACTTCCAATTTTGATGTTATCATATTGCAGATGTTACCTCCAAGCATTATTCTCAAAACATGATCAGTGCCATTAGTAAGATGTCATATAGTCCGgcacagaagaaaaaataacaaaaatttGATAGGACAAAGAAAGTTGTACCAGGGAAATGCTCAAATTTGACTGCAACATTTGCACCACGGAAACCCTCTTGGCAATGATGCCAAGGATACAAGACTGAACTACTCATTGGGCTACCAACAACAGGCAGACAGcatcaagtgattcaaatgGACTAGGATGGGTGTATGCCAGATAAATGAATGCACAGAACAGTAGAATCAATAGCTTAGCATGGTAATATTGAAAACCTCAGCAGTCACTACTTCAGTCAATTAACTGAATAGAATGTCCAAAAATACGATAAATAGGCAAATAACATAATTCCTTGCTGACCGTTATTAGCAGTGAAATGAAAACGGTCTGTAATCAATAAACTAAATGAAGGAGCTACAACAGGTGGTCTGGTACATAACATGTCTCAGTACAACTACAACAGTGAAAAAACATTAAGGATACGAGTCATAGGGGTATCGGACAGACATCCATCACTCAATTGAACATGATTAATAAGAGATATGTCGGTCACTTTTGTTCAGAGATCAAGCATGATAACATTTAATGATGATTGCAGTTGAAGATGCTAGACACTAACAGATGTGCGTAGATGAAATATTTACATAAAGGGAAGGTATATAAGGCAACGATATCACCACCGAGAAATAGTTGGGCAATAGCAGAGGATGCCAGTGTCCGGCAAAATAAGGAAATTAACATGTCAAGCATTTCTTAACTAATACCGCAGGCATGCACTAATGTAGCATCTTGAGGTCAGCCGTTTTTACCATAAGCCAAAATAGGTTGCTATTGAATAGCTAACAGAAAGATTCGTATAATAACGGTAAGATTCATATAATAACGGTGAGATTCATACCATCTAAACACGGTAAAGTTGGACTGTGATATCAACAAAATGCATTGATGTTCTATCAAGAGCATATACATATGGGGAATAATGGCAAAAATAACTCGCAGGCAACTATGATTAATACAAATTCTTTAGCAATCAGATACGTATATTGAGCATAGTCAGATCAGAGGATACATGCCAAACATACAACAAGAGTAGACAATGAACCTGCCATTTCTAAAAGGATACCTCATGCCGATTATGCTAATtggtcaacaaaatcaaattTCACAAGCAATTAATCACCCCAGTCACAGATGCATATGCCCATTGAGAAGTCCATAACTAAGTATCTCCAATTGACAAA contains:
- the LOC100825259 gene encoding starch synthase 3, chloroplastic/amyloplastic — translated: MEMALRAQSPLCSRSRPVLVVRPANAAAALAQPIVKCSRFTRSRLVRCMVASSDYPKRNPRRSSTPKPKGTASRGYAPRPAAESSTKKIEQSSTDEGDLARSNVMLGSAGIEQTGTAEESSEVDLSGNVPSSEALEGVNETENEEEIDQKLPPALSSTSMDAESISEAADQTSTVEEASEVDFSGNVSSSTALEGVNEAEAEEKVDQKQTSALASTSMDVESIDRELEEYRGKISALVASNPGPSSLASNQGQDKPIFGVHEQDKSVINFHEQGISIVDVSKQSQLAVGVTEEDPTKQTTIIGEQDIAEEAVEDIDSKFFEDGQLALSEDDAGTSKYAQEEPSVAGDQLRISEDGHDEPEIQELVQKDVNLQVLKRRLEELANENYSIGYKCFVFPEIVKADSVIDLYLNRSITALASESTILIKGAFNGWRWNLFTEKMHRSELAGDWWCCKLHIPKQAYRLDFVFFNGDTVYENNNYNDFFIEIESDMDEHSFEDFLVHEKQRELERLAAEEAERERQAEEERRKEEERAIMEAYRAQAKAEVETMKNRLQHVLGSASRHMDNLWYIEPSTYKGGDRVRLYYNRNLRPLMHSNEIWLHGGYNNWTDALSIAERLVKSHEKDGDWWYANVTLPKSALVLDWVFADGPPGNARNYDNNGKRDFHAVVSKSISEDFFWVEEEHRIFKRFQRERKEREDADRRKAEITAKMKAEMKEKTMREFLLSQKHIVYTEPLEVRAGTTVDVLYNPSNTVLNGSPEVWFRCSFNRWTHPSGPLPPQKMVNAENGSHLQATVRVPLDAYMMDFVFSESEEGGTYDNRNGMDYHIPVSDSMAKEPPMHIVHIAVEMAPIAKVGGLGDVVTSLSRAIQDLGHKVEVIIPKYDCLNLSNVKDLHCCQSFTWSGTEIKVWFGKVEDISVYFLEPQNGMFWVGCVYGRNDESRFGFFCHSALEFLLQSGSSPDIIHCHDWSSAPVAWLYKQQYVHNGLPNGRVVFTIHNLEFGANQIGKAMAHCDKATTVSYTYSREVSRHGSIAPHYFKFHGIRNGIDSDIWDPYNDNFIPVHYTSDNVVEGKSSAKKALQEKLGLHQTDSPVVGIISRLTAQKGIHLIKHAIYRTLERNGQVVLLGSAPDHRIQSDFTNLARKLHGEFDGRVKLCLTYDEPLSHLIYAGADFILVPSIFEPCGLTQLTAMRYGSIPIVRKTGGLYDTVFDVDDDKERAREQGLEPNGFSFEGADINGVDYALDRAITTWYDARDWFHSLCKRVMEQDWSWNRPALDYMELYHSARKN